The region CATCTATATGTAAAGCCAGATATTTCCTGTCTATTTGCATGATCCAACAAATGCAAATGACTGAACTCAGCATAAGGCAGACTGATGTTCAACCATGTTCTATAAAGCATTCACAATCTAGTCTGTAATACATTTTAGCATGTTTATAATTATCACTGGAACTGTAATAGTAAATTGTTGTTTTGTCTGGACGGTGCAGCACTAGATAACAGCATCTGAAACTAGAGACTTGGACTCATCAGTGAAGTCCAGAAAAGATTATGGCAGCTCCTTTCTCTCAGTGGTCGACTCCTTAATGATCTAAAAGAGAAACATAGAATGTAATCAGTACAGTCaggcaaagaaagaaagaaagaaaaaggaaggaaggagctGTACCTCTCCATCACGTGTTTCAACAGTTCGAACGACGATGCTTCTCTTCAGATAAGGTTCAGGAGGAACTTTAGTGTCTATACTGGTTTCTGATACCAAACAACAACATTGAAAACACAAAATAGACATAATTAATTAAGACAGAGTCTTTGGAAAGTGTTATCCTAAGCAAGATTTGGAGAGGAGGGATCTAATTTCACATCTACAACATCTGGTTTTCTCAATTCCTGGCAATAATATCATTCAGTCTACACATTTAAAGGGTTTACAATCATTAAAAGGGTTTACAAATCTGCTAGCtctgttcatttacatttttctaacagtcccaactttttttttgtaaataatacaaGTTGTGAAGTTTGAACTTACCTCTAAAGTGCAGGTTGGCGAAACTCTGCACAGGAACAGTGATCCTGAAATCGATCACACATGGATTAATTAAACAGCTGCGTGtgagacattcattcattcattttaacatTTGAGGTTTTTCCTCGCCTGCTCTCCTCGCCCTCCAGCAGCTTCCTGTAGGTGGTGATCTCTATGTCCAGGGCCAGTTTCACATTGAGTAAATCCTGGTACTCCTGCAGATGTCGAGCCATCTCCTCCTTCAGAGCCTGAATCTCGTCCTCTAGACGTGCCACCGTGTCCTGATAAGCCGCTGTCTCAGTGGAGAAACGCTCCTCTATCTCTCGCAGCTGGCGTTCCAGAGAGTCGttctacacacacagagagatgcAAAGCTGATGCTAAACCGGTAGATAAAGGCTTCTATTATTGTCTGTTGGAAACATTAGTGTGGCAGTTcatggacaaaacattaaaagcgTATTTCAGACACTGACATGTCTTGGCTGATGTGGGTACAGTTCGTTGTCTAGCagcaattaaggtactggactagtaatcaaaagcttgTTGGGTCAAGAGTTggaaactgttgggcccttgagcaaggccattaaccctcaattgcttagacagtatactgtcacagtactgtaagttaatttggatgaaagcgtctgctaaatgccgaacatgtaaatgtttgaACAGAAATTTGGTACCATGGATCaactaaagaaaaaagaacaatgATAGTGTAAGAAAGCAAAAGAAAAGAATATAAGAATACAAAAAGAAGGGCGCTTTGGTGGAGGAGTGATAAAACatgcaagttcaaatctcagctctgctatcggatATACAGACAATAATTAGCTTGTCCAGAGGAGGGAAGGCCAaagagattcctcataactgctgcaattacgacctctactggctggttgatggcgcctgcacagagacgggggacaatgaagatcagtgcgtgactctctgtgcacgttatccatatgaacccgcctcatgcaggtgaaagtAATCAAACGTCTACCGCACACatgtttacttttacttttaccgcatttagcagacacctttattcaaagcgacttacagtagtgtgactttacacagtctaagcagttgagggttaaggaccttgctcaagggcccaacagcagcatcctggtAGTAGTCAGGCTTGAacaagcgaccttctgattaccagtccagtaccttaaccgctaggctacaactgcacatgTCAGAGGTTAGGTGTGTTAGGTATGACCCTCCTCGATCAAGAGTgggtgaaatgaaatgaatgaatgaatgaatgaataaatgaatgaatgaaatgtcTTGGCTGTGATGAGAAGGAACTAGTGTTCTATGTgctctactgtactgtactcaCACTTCCGCGCATCGACTCCAGATCACACGTGAGGACCTGAATCTGTCTGCGATAATCATTGGCTTCCTGCTTCGCCTGTCTCAGAGCCTCTGCGTTCCGATTGGCTGCATCAGTCAGGTCAGCAAACTGGGAAAAACAGAAGCAGGTAGAGAGATACGTCAGAACTGtgaggttttttttatgtattatagGATGTAAGTGTGTACAATAAATGTGTACGGGTGTGTATCTGTGAAGCTGAGTGAAATCCAGTATGTTTAAGTGGAATTATTTCTGCAAAGACTTTCTCCAGACACTAATATGCTTAGAATATGCTTAGATCTTGCCCCCTGGTTTTTACACCCCTTACCATATAACCTTCTCTTACTGTGCTGTCTAATGGATCACTTGTAGATTGAAGCCCTTTTTTCAGTCCAAATGCCCCTGAATTCTGCCCATAAAGATTTGATTGCTGCATGTGTGTAAGGTATGTGTGCGTGGGGGTTTGGTGACAGGGGAAACACAACTGACTTTGGAACGGTACCACTCCTCGGTCTCCTGCATGTTGGACGCAGCCATGGATTCGTACTGCACCCTGATCTCCCTCAGCGCTGCGGTCAGGTCCGGTTTGGACACGTCCAGATCCACATGTACCTGCTGAGCCATCAACTGCTCCTGCAGCTCCCTCATCTCCTACAAGCCCCCGGGACAATGAGAAACACCAGGACAGAGATGAATGTTAACATGAGAATCCTCTGGATCCTCTTCGGGAGATGTTGACTGAGAGATAGCGTACCTCCTCGTGGACTTTCTTCAGGAAGTTAATCTCATCCTGCTGCGCTTCAATCTTCCGCTCCAGCTGCACCCTGGTCAGAGCCGCCTCATCCACATCCTCACGGAGCAAGACAAGCAAAAAACGAGGGtttcaaatgcatttaaaaataaactctTTTAATCAGGCTTATTTAAATGCAGTTTGTATAAAACATCAAATGCCTAAAGGCAAGCTTTCTGATTGCCTCCATTATTCAATATTTGCAATGCTGAATTATTTTAGatcattaaatgtaattatggTTCACTGATCCAGATCTACTGTGGCGACATCTTAATTCGAGGGCCAGATGGTTTTCAAAACACTCCCAATAAAATTCTGAAAATCAGGGAAGCTTTTTTCAAGCTTTTTAGACAATGAACAGTTGCAAAaattatatatgtaaatattttacttCTATTGTAAGAATGAAGTACCTGTCTAAACCCATTCAGGCTGTTTTCTGCCTCTTGTCGCTGGGTTATCTCATCCTGGAGTctgaaacacaaacaaaaaatgttaGAAATAACATTTACCATATAAACTCTGTAAatatacaattacagactgtagcccatctgttgctctgtacattttGTTACACCCCTGTATCCTATGTATCATTTGAAATGGACTCCCACTGGAATACCCACTGACCAGACGTTATaagggtggtggaccattctcaaaCCACATGTTGTAATAACAtggcagtgtgtgttgtacatacagtgtatcacaaaagtgagtacacccctcacatttctgcagatatttaagtatatcttttcatgggacaacactgacaaaatgacactttgacacaatgaaaagtagtctgtgtgcagcttatataacagtgtaaatttattcttccctcaaaataactcaatatacagccattaatgtctaagccaccggcaacaaaagtgagtacacccctaagagactacacccctaaatgtccaaattgagcactgcttgtcattttccctccaaaatgtcatgtgatttgttagtgttactaggtctcaggtgtgcatagggagcaggtgtgttcaatttagtagtacagctctcacactctctcatactggtcactgaaagttccaatatggcacctcatggcaaagaactctctgaggatcttaaaagacgaattgttgcgctacatgaagatggccaaggctacaagaagattgccaacaccctgaaactgagctgcagcacagtggccaagatcatccagcgttttaaaagagcagggtccactcagaacagacctcgcgtcggtcgtccaaagaagccgagtgcacgtgctcagcgtcacatccaactgctgtctttgaaagataggcgcaggagtgctgtcagcattgctgcagagattgaaaaggtggggggtcagcctgtcagtgctcagaccatacgccgcacactacatcaaattggtctgcatggctgtcaccccagaaggaagcctcttctgaagtctctacacaagaaagcccgcaaacagtttgctgaagacatgtcaacaaaggacatggattactggaaccatgtcctatggtctgatgagaccaagattaatttgtttggttcagatggtctcaagcatgtgtggcggcaatcaggtgaggagtacaaagataagtgtgtcatgcctacagtcaagcatggtggtgggaatgccatggtctggggctgcatgagtgcagcaggtgttggggagttacatttcattgagggacacatgaactccaatatgtactgtgaaatactgaagcagagcatgatcccctccctccggaaactgggtggcagggcagtgttccagcatgataatgaccccaaacacacctctaagacgaccactgctttattgaagaggctgagggtaaaggtgatggactggccaagcatgtctccagacctaaacccaatagaacatctttggggcatcctcaagcggaaggtggaggagcgcaaagtctcgaatatccgccagctccgtgatgtcgtcatggaggagtggaaaagcattccagtggcaacctgtgaagctctggtaaactccatgcccaggagagttaaggcagttctgggaaataatggtggccacacaaaatattgacacttcaggaactttcactaaggggtgtactcacttttgttgccggtggtttagacattaatggctgtatattgagttattttgagggaagaataaatttacactgttatataagctgcacacagactacttttcattgtgtcaaagtgtcattttgtcagtgttgtcccatgaaaagatatacttaaatatctgcagaaatgtgaggggtgtactcacttttgtgatacactgtatacagtacatgtatcaggtgttgttgggatttataAACACCCCACGGTCAATACTTGGAGGTCAAAAGCATCTTGTGACCAGAAATGcccactgataaaagactagaTGAGGATtgagatacactgtatatgaaaagACTACACCTACAGCAAGTGCTAACAGGgtttgtgttcctaataaagaggccagtaaatTTAAACATTATTCAGACCATGCTGTTCTAAACagatataagtgagtgtgtagaTGAGTGTGTGATTTGCGAACCCAGACCAGGATGTAGCGGTTAgtgcaaatgaatgaatgaataaatgaatgaagtatTTTGGAGTGTTTGCACACTTTGTTTTGTGGTACAATGGCTGGTGTGAGTGATGGGTGCAGACCAGTGTGATGGAATCTGCACTAGGAGGGTGAACACAATTGAATAGCACAGCAttatctccctctctctctctctcacacacacacacacacacacacacacacatactgatgGACAATACAGCTACCATTGGTTCCACAGAATGAACAGAATGATGTATGGATTACCCTGCACCCATggccaccacacacacacacaccaatgcaTTATTATCTTTGTGAGCCATCCCACCAATACTATTTTCTGACAGGTCAATGAGCTGGGAACCCGAGTTCAAGaggggctttattgtcatttcagctttacaagtacatattaaaataatacaatgttCCTCAgtgtgcaacacagaacacagaacTGATAAACAGAACTGTATACACAAAACAGTACATTACATGATGTCTATAAACTGCACAATTTAGGCTTAACCCTTTagttttttgttctttgttagatgttcttatatttttatttgcatttgttgCATTGTTGCTTGTGATAATTGTGaattgctgctgcaacactgcAATTTTctttcaggatcaataaagtaatcaatcaatcaatcataaATACAAGAGGCATCATCTAATCTAAAGAAATTAAGGGGGACGGGACCAAGGACAAGAGTAGTGTTGacaagtgaggtaaaaaacatATTCTAATGTACAGTTAGTTTATATTTCTGAGGGAATTTTATGTCTTAAGCTTCACACCCCTAAATCTGCACCTTTATAgcctatatacagtataggcTCTGTatgtagggacagtggtagcctagtaggtggTCCCAATCCTGGTTccaccatgcagccactgttggacccttgagcaaggtccttaatgcCTCCAGCTCCAGAGGTGCTGTACAACGGCtcaccctgcactctgaccccagcttccaaacaagctctgatatgcaaataaagaattgttttgtactgtacacatgtatatgtgtgcatatatagttatatgacaaataaaagcgcTCCTAATTCCACTCagaattattgagttcaggtgtttcaggtgtttcagcta is a window of Trichomycterus rosablanca isolate fTriRos1 chromosome 22, fTriRos1.hap1, whole genome shotgun sequence DNA encoding:
- the gfap gene encoding glial fibrillary acidic protein; the protein is MESQRISTYRKRFGTQSSPVTPITRTFGRLSLHGSPRHTALSSPAALSSLSRLSLGADRLDFSVDSLLKAQYRETRTNEKVELMGLNDRFASYIEKVRFLEQQNKVLVAELNQLRGKEPSRLGDIYQEELKELRRQVDGLNNAKARLEIEKDNLGADVATLKQRLQDEITQRQEAENSLNGFRQDVDEAALTRVQLERKIEAQQDEINFLKKVHEEEMRELQEQLMAQQVHVDLDVSKPDLTAALREIRVQYESMAASNMQETEEWYRSKFADLTDAANRNAEALRQAKQEANDYRRQIQVLTCDLESMRGSNDSLERQLREIEERFSTETAAYQDTVARLEDEIQALKEEMARHLQEYQDLLNVKLALDIEITTYRKLLEGEESRITVPVQSFANLHFRETSIDTKVPPEPYLKRSIVVRTVETRDGEIIKESTTERKELP